In the Nitrospirota bacterium genome, one interval contains:
- the ilvD gene encoding dihydroxy-acid dehydratase, whose protein sequence is MRSDTIKKGFERAPHRSLLKACGLKDEDFDKPFIGVVNSYIDIIPGHVHLQEFGRIVKEEIRKAGGVPFEFNTIGVDDGIAMGHKGMLYSLPSRELIADSVETMAQAHMLDGLVCIPNCDKIVPGMIMGATRVNIPTIFVSGGPMAAGRTSKGKVVDLISVFEGVGEFRAGRISETELKDIEDHGCPTCGSCSGLFTANSMNCLMEALGIALPGNGTALATSGEREDLIRRAAKQIIALIKADLKPRDIVTKGAIDNAFALDLAMGGSTNTILHTLAIAWEAGINYDLNRINELSARVPNICRVSPSSQWHIEDVHYAGGVSAILKELSKVDGVLDLGQKSVTLKSIGENIDGVVLKDKEVIRPVENAYSKDGGLAILFGNLAPEGAVVKTAGVAPVMLRHEGPAIVFESQEEACAGILEGKVKEGHVVIIRFEGPKGGPGMQEMLAPTANIMGMGLGDKVALITDGRFSGGTRGACIGHVSPEAAEGGPIALIKDGDIISIDINKRVLDVKISEDELVRRRAEWKQPAPKIEKGWLGRYARMVTSGSKGAVLV, encoded by the coding sequence ATGCGCAGTGATACAATAAAGAAGGGTTTCGAAAGGGCTCCTCACAGGAGCCTGCTTAAGGCTTGTGGTCTAAAGGATGAGGATTTTGACAAGCCATTTATAGGCGTGGTTAATTCATACATTGATATTATTCCCGGTCATGTCCATTTGCAGGAGTTTGGCAGAATTGTAAAGGAAGAGATACGAAAGGCAGGGGGAGTACCGTTTGAATTTAACACCATAGGTGTAGATGACGGGATTGCGATGGGGCATAAGGGAATGCTTTATTCCCTTCCGAGCAGGGAGCTTATTGCTGACTCAGTAGAGACGATGGCGCAGGCGCATATGCTCGACGGCCTTGTATGCATACCGAACTGCGACAAGATAGTCCCGGGTATGATTATGGGGGCTACGAGGGTTAACATCCCCACAATATTTGTGAGCGGCGGGCCTATGGCTGCAGGCAGGACTTCCAAAGGAAAGGTTGTTGACCTGATCTCTGTCTTTGAAGGTGTTGGCGAGTTCAGGGCTGGGCGGATATCTGAGACAGAGTTAAAAGACATCGAAGACCATGGCTGCCCCACATGCGGCTCATGCTCCGGGCTCTTTACTGCAAACTCGATGAACTGCCTTATGGAGGCCCTCGGGATTGCCCTCCCTGGCAATGGAACTGCACTTGCGACATCAGGAGAAAGGGAGGACCTGATACGCAGGGCCGCAAAACAGATTATAGCGCTGATTAAGGCTGATCTCAAACCGCGGGATATTGTTACAAAGGGCGCCATTGATAATGCATTTGCGTTAGACCTGGCCATGGGAGGCTCTACCAATACAATCCTGCATACACTTGCAATAGCCTGGGAGGCAGGTATTAATTATGATCTCAACAGGATAAATGAACTCTCGGCCCGTGTACCAAACATATGCAGGGTAAGTCCGTCATCGCAATGGCATATAGAGGATGTTCATTATGCCGGGGGGGTAAGCGCTATTCTAAAAGAGCTTAGCAAGGTAGACGGGGTGCTGGATCTTGGACAGAAAAGTGTGACACTAAAGAGTATTGGCGAAAACATTGACGGTGTTGTGTTGAAAGACAAAGAGGTCATAAGACCAGTTGAAAATGCATATAGTAAAGACGGTGGTCTTGCCATTCTGTTTGGTAATCTTGCACCTGAAGGGGCGGTAGTGAAAACTGCCGGGGTGGCCCCGGTTATGCTGAGGCATGAGGGGCCTGCTATTGTCTTTGAGTCACAGGAAGAGGCATGTGCAGGTATACTTGAGGGAAAGGTTAAAGAGGGACATGTAGTTATCATCCGTTTTGAAGGTCCCAAGGGAGGGCCGGGTATGCAGGAGATGCTTGCTCCAACAGCGAATATCATGGGTATGGGGCTTGGGGATAAAGTGGCGCTAATTACTGACGGGAGGTTTTCAGGAGGTACGCGCGGTGCATGTATTGGCCATGTATCACCCGAGGCAGCAGAGGGTGGACCGATAGCCCTGATCAAAGACGGGGATATTATCAGTATTGACATCAACAAGAGGGTTCTCGATGTAAAGATCAGTGAGGATGAACTTGTAAGACGAAGGGCAGAGTGGAAACAGCCTGCGCCAAAGATTGAGAAGGGGTGGCTCGGACGGTATGCGAGGATGGTCACATCAGGGAGTAAGGGGGCAGTGTTAGTATAA
- a CDS encoding HU family DNA-binding protein, whose product MTKAELTDKIAISAGISRTAASNALNSMLENITKTLQKGQKVTLVGFGTFSVQQRKARSGRNPKTGEEIKIPASKLPKFTAGTVLKNSLK is encoded by the coding sequence ATGACAAAAGCTGAACTAACGGATAAGATAGCTATTTCCGCAGGCATAAGCAGGACAGCAGCATCAAACGCGCTGAATTCCATGCTTGAAAATATAACAAAGACCCTGCAGAAGGGGCAGAAAGTAACACTGGTCGGGTTTGGTACATTCTCAGTTCAACAGAGGAAGGCTCGCTCAGGCCGGAACCCTAAGACTGGCGAAGAGATTAAGATACCTGCAAGTAAATTACCTAAATTCACAGCCGGCACAGTCCTCAAAAATTCCCTAAAGTAG
- a CDS encoding sigma-54-dependent Fis family transcriptional regulator: MKSPRILLVDDDADIRETMVTLLSMNDYNVTAVADGHSAIDEVNKGKYNIVITDLMMPVMSGIDVIKNVKGIDSDLQCIVITGYATVSTAVDAMKAGAYDYLMKPFNGSEVLMLLKRVMELQELKAENSQLKRNLHNKYGYENLIGNSEGIQKVCALIEKVAETDSTILILGESGTGKELVARTIHYNSPRKNKPLIPINCGAIPETLLESELFGHEKGAFTGASTTRIGRFELADGGTIFLDEIGDMSPTLQVKLLRVLQQREFERVGGVRTIKVDVRIIAATNIDLENAVNEGKFREDLYYRLNVIPVVVPPLRERIDDIPLLMDHFLKHFNKSKKREIKGFSPEVIDILMTYPWPGNIRELENLVERLVILSSDGTISPDDLPKKFLSHTINSEGALYITLPETGVNLKDVVEEFENNLILQALQKAQGVKNRAAQLLSLNRTTLVEKLKKKKLDYHINA, from the coding sequence ATGAAGTCCCCACGTATACTCTTGGTAGATGACGATGCGGATATCCGGGAGACTATGGTTACCCTCCTCTCCATGAATGACTACAATGTGACGGCTGTAGCTGACGGTCATTCAGCCATAGACGAAGTAAACAAGGGAAAATATAATATAGTAATTACTGACCTTATGATGCCTGTGATGAGCGGTATAGATGTTATTAAGAATGTAAAGGGGATAGACTCTGATCTGCAGTGTATCGTAATTACGGGATATGCTACTGTGTCTACTGCAGTAGACGCGATGAAGGCAGGCGCCTATGATTATCTCATGAAGCCATTTAACGGTTCTGAGGTTTTGATGCTTTTGAAACGTGTCATGGAGTTACAAGAGCTGAAGGCAGAGAATAGTCAGCTCAAAAGGAATCTGCACAACAAGTACGGTTATGAGAATCTGATAGGAAATAGTGAAGGTATTCAAAAGGTTTGCGCTCTCATTGAGAAGGTTGCAGAAACCGACAGTACGATTCTCATACTGGGTGAGAGTGGAACAGGCAAAGAACTTGTTGCAAGGACGATTCACTATAACAGCCCGCGTAAGAATAAACCATTGATCCCGATAAATTGCGGAGCAATTCCTGAAACTCTGCTTGAGAGCGAACTGTTTGGGCATGAAAAAGGAGCCTTTACAGGTGCAAGCACTACCCGTATCGGGAGATTTGAGCTTGCCGACGGAGGGACTATATTCCTCGATGAGATCGGGGACATGAGTCCGACTCTTCAGGTTAAACTTCTTCGGGTCTTGCAGCAGCGTGAATTTGAGCGGGTGGGAGGAGTCAGGACTATTAAGGTGGATGTCAGAATAATTGCAGCAACCAATATTGACCTTGAAAATGCTGTCAATGAAGGAAAATTCAGGGAAGACCTTTATTACCGTCTTAATGTAATCCCTGTGGTAGTACCGCCTCTGAGAGAACGAATAGACGATATTCCACTGTTGATGGATCACTTCTTAAAGCACTTCAATAAGTCCAAAAAAAGAGAGATAAAGGGTTTTTCTCCTGAGGTTATTGATATCTTAATGACCTATCCCTGGCCCGGGAATATAAGGGAGCTTGAGAACCTGGTAGAGAGACTTGTTATACTCAGCAGTGACGGGACAATATCGCCTGATGACCTGCCAAAAAAATTTCTTTCCCATACCATCAATAGTGAAGGAGCCTTGTATATCACACTTCCTGAAACAGGCGTCAATCTGAAAGATGTTGTTGAAGAGTTCGAGAATAACCTTATCCTGCAGGCCCTGCAAAAGGCACAGGGTGTAAAAAACAGGGCTGCACAACTCCTTTCCTTAAACCGCACTACCCTTGTTGAAAAGCTAAAGAAGAAGAAACTGGATTACCATATTAATGCATGA